One Desulfovibrio fairfieldensis genomic window carries:
- a CDS encoding formylglycine-generating enzyme family protein codes for MSDVKRRLRPLCLCLLALGLILGGVRPADAALARKGSVNLTDAYNPQPADDDIVLPMPCDLSMVFKLVAVPAKGFLWDMPVRPGLDDSANAERAFYDRRYNAALSGPFALEDLPAAWRKPAPQGQNYYYLIAKYEVTNLQWHAVMDASCPDSQNLPADAARPVTDVSWYDAVDFTRRYTAWLLKNAPDALPRFAGDSRNVGFVRLPTETEWEYAARGGQTAGSQQLLQEDFFPLPQGDGKGDYAVYRPEGAAHIPESTARIGSRKPNPLGLYDTAGNAAEMVLDSFRFSLAGRLHGSAGGFVRKGGSFLSGDAEILPGRREETPFFLADGPAHARDLGFRLVISGINTPGGNRPEELLAEWNKAGESMTPGMQAARNPLEELDRMLALAQDPAVKSNLQKLRDTIKENNIMLERQKQLEAQSLLRTGVYMIETIRNYASRRNSLQSQLQSMERDSKTAKGQTLEKLRQIMDTARRGLAMLDTSLDKSLTFYRSKVEDGTQLAPDALAAAEELLGKDFSGSDPFNENMRRNLTLFRKHVDLFRKNKPLAREAMQKEILERRFQ; via the coding sequence ATGTCTGATGTAAAGCGCCGTCTTCGGCCGCTCTGCCTTTGCCTTCTGGCGCTGGGCCTGATCCTCGGCGGCGTCCGTCCCGCCGATGCGGCTCTGGCCCGTAAAGGCAGCGTCAACCTGACCGACGCCTATAACCCGCAGCCTGCTGACGATGATATCGTACTGCCCATGCCCTGCGACCTGAGCATGGTGTTCAAGCTGGTGGCCGTACCGGCCAAGGGCTTTCTCTGGGACATGCCCGTGCGCCCCGGCCTGGACGACAGCGCCAACGCCGAGCGGGCGTTTTACGACCGGCGCTACAACGCCGCTCTTTCCGGCCCCTTCGCCCTGGAGGACCTGCCCGCCGCCTGGCGCAAGCCGGCCCCACAGGGGCAGAATTACTACTATCTTATCGCCAAATACGAAGTCACCAATCTGCAATGGCACGCCGTCATGGACGCCTCCTGCCCGGACAGTCAGAATCTTCCGGCGGACGCGGCTAGGCCCGTGACCGACGTGAGCTGGTACGACGCCGTGGACTTCACCCGCCGCTACACGGCCTGGCTGCTGAAAAACGCGCCGGACGCCCTGCCCCGCTTCGCCGGAGACAGCCGCAATGTGGGTTTTGTGCGTCTGCCCACGGAAACCGAATGGGAATACGCGGCGCGCGGCGGCCAGACAGCGGGCAGCCAACAACTCTTGCAGGAGGATTTCTTCCCGCTGCCGCAAGGGGACGGCAAAGGGGATTACGCTGTGTACCGCCCCGAAGGCGCGGCCCATATTCCCGAAAGCACGGCCCGCATCGGCTCGCGCAAGCCCAACCCCCTGGGCCTTTACGATACGGCGGGCAATGCGGCGGAAATGGTGCTGGACAGCTTCCGCTTTTCTCTGGCCGGGCGCCTGCACGGTTCCGCCGGGGGCTTTGTGCGCAAGGGCGGCTCCTTTCTCTCCGGCGATGCGGAAATTCTGCCGGGCCGCCGCGAGGAAACGCCCTTCTTTCTGGCCGACGGACCGGCTCACGCCCGCGATCTGGGCTTCAGGCTGGTGATTTCAGGCATCAACACGCCGGGCGGCAACCGCCCCGAGGAACTGCTGGCCGAATGGAACAAGGCCGGTGAAAGCATGACTCCCGGCATGCAGGCGGCCCGCAATCCCTTGGAGGAACTGGACCGCATGCTGGCCCTGGCTCAGGATCCGGCGGTCAAAAGCAATCTGCAGAAGCTGCGCGACACCATCAAGGAAAACAACATCATGCTGGAGCGGCAAAAGCAGTTGGAGGCCCAATCTCTGCTGCGCACCGGCGTCTATATGATTGAAACCATCCGCAATTACGCCAGCCGCCGCAACAGCCTGCAAAGCCAGTTGCAGAGCATGGAACGCGACAGCAAGACCGCCAAGGGGCAGACCCTTGAAAAACTGCGCCAGATCATGGATACTGCCCGTAGAGGCCTTGCCATGCTGGACACCAGTCTGGACAAGTCCCTGACCTTTTACCGCAGCAAGGTGGAAGACGGCACGCAGCTTGCGCCGGACGCCCTGGCCGCCGCCGAGGAATTGCTCGGCAAGGATTTCAGCGGCAGCGATCCCTTTAATGAAAATATGCGCCGCAATCTGACCTTGTTCCGCAAGCACGTGGATTTGTTCCGCAAGAACAAACCGCTCGCGCGCGAGGCCATGCAAAAGGAAATTCTGGAACGCCGTTTCCAGTAG
- a CDS encoding NAD(P)-dependent oxidoreductase, which produces MAEKLRIGWIGTGVMGSSMAGHLLAAGWPLTVYSRTKAKADSLLAQGAQWAESPRAVAAASDIVFSIVGFPKDVEEVMLGENGALCGLTKGGIVCDMTTSSPALAQRIAEAAAAQGCAALDAPVTGGDVGAREARLSIFVGGDKAAFERVEPCFSKMGQRLMHCGPAGSGQKAKLANQVAVAGVMFSVCESLLFAQEAGLDVAQWLELVVPGAAGSTAMGTLGRRLLKTDYAPGFFIDHFIKDLGLCLEECRRMRLVLPGVTLAEEFYRMMQAQGHGRLGTQALIQCLATLSGKEWRKHE; this is translated from the coding sequence ATGGCGGAAAAATTGCGTATCGGCTGGATCGGCACCGGCGTCATGGGTTCGTCCATGGCCGGTCATCTGCTGGCGGCCGGCTGGCCGCTGACCGTTTACAGCCGCACCAAAGCCAAGGCCGACAGCCTGCTCGCCCAAGGCGCGCAATGGGCCGAGAGTCCGCGCGCCGTGGCCGCCGCCTCGGATATTGTTTTTTCCATTGTGGGTTTTCCCAAGGATGTGGAAGAAGTCATGTTGGGCGAAAATGGTGCGTTGTGCGGCCTGACCAAGGGCGGCATCGTCTGCGACATGACCACCTCCAGCCCGGCTCTGGCCCAGCGCATTGCCGAAGCGGCCGCCGCCCAGGGCTGCGCCGCGCTGGACGCGCCCGTGACCGGCGGCGACGTGGGCGCGCGTGAAGCCCGGCTCTCCATTTTCGTGGGCGGCGACAAGGCGGCCTTTGAGCGCGTTGAACCCTGCTTTTCCAAGATGGGCCAGCGCCTGATGCACTGCGGCCCGGCCGGTTCCGGCCAGAAGGCCAAACTGGCCAATCAGGTGGCTGTGGCCGGGGTGATGTTCAGCGTTTGCGAATCCCTGCTCTTTGCCCAGGAAGCGGGTCTGGATGTGGCCCAATGGCTGGAATTGGTGGTGCCCGGCGCGGCAGGCAGCACGGCCATGGGCACGCTGGGCCGCCGCCTGCTCAAAACCGATTACGCCCCCGGCTTCTTCATCGACCATTTCATCAAGGATCTGGGCCTCTGCCTGGAGGAATGCCGCCGCATGCGTCTGGTGCTGCCGGGCGTGACCCTGGCCGAGGAGTTCTACCGCATGATGCAGGCCCAGGGCCACGGCCGCCTGGGCACACAGGCTCTGATCCAGTGTCTGGCCACGCTTTCCGGCAAGGAATGGCGCAAGCACGAATAA